GATAGGGTAGTTATCCCAGACACTCCTCAAGATAGATGACATGATCAAAATGAGGATTCTTGTCAAGCATCAGTTGTTAGATACCACGAAACCAAAAATAGTGAGGAGGTAAATATGTAAAACATTCTGATATATGAAGCACATCATGACATAAAGTCTTATTTAGGTTAGTTATGACTTCAGAGTCTCACCTTGAATATTATTTCTTTGGCATGTGAATCACACAGCGTAAGCACTTCCCTTCTCTCATCAGCTCAAAGGCGTTATTGATATCCTCAAATGCCAAGTCGTGAGTGATGAACTCGTCAACTTGAATTTCCTGCAAATTAATAACTCAAATATTACCAGTTGACACATCCCATCtagattttttcttgttttctttttaaaatttgaGTTTCTTGCAGCTTCCATTCCTTAACCAGTTGATACATTTACGAAAGTACAAGTTCACATTTTAAGCCTGGTTCATCgagttcaagttcaaagaaaatcGGTGGATCTAAGATTGTATCTATAGGTATATATAGTatcatcttcttctcctctgTGTTTTTCTTCCTTGGGTATCAAACCAAATTATTCATTACAATTACCTGACAGTTTCCGCAATACTAACCTTTTTCATGTACATATCCACCAACGATGGAAGATCTGATTTTGGTTTCCACCCTCCAAATAAAGTACCCTTCAAAGTCTTGCCAGATAAAAGTAATCCATAATGGGTCTTAGTCTCTGGATTTACTTTTGGTACACCAAGAGTAATAGTCACACCCCAACCCTgcagaaacaaaacaaacaataaaaCAAAGCTAGTTTTCTTTTTGAGACATACAAAGCTAGTTGAGTAGAGAAGCTAGTGAGCTAAATACAATTTGGGTCACAGTTTAAAGAAAATTTACGTCGCAACATGATTGCAGGGCAGTAGTTATCATTCCTGTGTCACCAATGCATTCAAAAGAATAATCAGCCCCTCCATCAGTTATACGCTTGATAACCTGGAAATAAAGTGTTAAATCTTTTTTATTATCCTTTCACAGATCGTTCCCAAAAAAGTTCCCCATTACAACAATAGCTAGTGGCTACTGAATAACCCACACATGAACAGCATAATAAAAGAAGAAAGATCAGGTCGAGCCTAAGAAGCGTGCTTCCAAGATACTAACTTAAGCATTTTGGTATTGAACTTGAAAAATGTGACTTAGCAGTTTCAAAATGCGTTCTTGGAATGAAATGACAATGTATGAATACCTGTTGAATGGGTTCACCACAATCAGCTGGATTTATAAAGTCCGTCACACCAAATGCCTTTCCTGCATCAAGAAATCACCATATTAACAGATCAGAACTTTGTAAGTGAACAGAAACAAACAGCAGAAGCTGCTAGAAGCTGAGCTTTTGATTACCTTTTTCGTACTTGTCAGGATTAGTATCAATCCCAATTATTCTAGATGCACCTCTTAGTCTAGCACCTTGTGCAACCTATTCatacaaaaatttcaaaaaattaatCCGTAGTGTCTCTCATTATGGAAGTAAAAACTATTCCAGAGATTGGAGCTCCTACGGGTTGTCATAAAGTTCCCAACACTTACAGAAAGGCCAACAGTTCCGAGGCCAAAAATGGCTACATTTGATCCTTTGGATATGTCAGCAACCTTCCAAGCAGCACCAAGACCTAGTAAAACGAAACCAAATTATCAAATGTATTGATCGCTGACcaaattatataaactaagtTGCAGCTAAGAACGTTGGCATTTCAAGCAACACAAAAAAGAACAAAAGGGAACTGAAGAGTAATACGCACGGACGACAACATGTGTTTGATCCGCTAACAAGATTATCTATGAAAGATACAAACTTACCCGCAGCCACTCCGCAACTGAGCAAGCAAATTTTCTCTAATGGCACAGTTGAGCTAATTTTAACGGCACATCCCGAGTGCACCACTGTATATTCACTAAAACTTGAAACAGCACAGTAATGATAAATGGGTTTTCCTTTTATTGAGAAGCGAGTTTTTTGATCACTATGCATTAGCCCTCTCCTTTCCATTCCCAAGACTTGGCACATATTGCTCTTCCCTGAGGTGCAGTGTTTGCATGTCATGCATTCTCCAGTGAATACCGTGATTACATGATCACCCTCATTGAACTCGGTGACTCCCTCCCCAATGCTCTCAACTATCCTGTCAAGTTGCTAGGATTCAGCTTAGAGGTCACAATACATTATTGGAAAATATACAAGCGCCAAGAAACCTATTTTTACAAGACTGATATGAGTTTAGGGTCATGTAATGTGGGTTTTATACTTGGGTCATGGTCAATCTAGGAGCATTGTACCATGACTTGAATTAGGAAGTTCAAGATAGTTGCGACGAAGTTTTGACAAAATAATATTTGGATACTTGAGTTGTATGGGATTTCCCTATGCCAACTTTTCCTAAAATATGTATCacaaaaatcaaatgaaaagAAGAATCGAAATAGAGAACACACCCTGACGCCTCATGCCCAAAAATCCGAGGAAATAGGGGAGCAAAAGCCTGCCAAAATTACCAGACATTGAAATGTTTGTCTTAAATCACAATAACTTTCCAATCCAAAACATACCCAAAATCTCTTGCCATTAAACCCACTATATTCTTGAATTAACCCAAAGATACCCTCCCTTTAAAACCCTATCCTAGAGAACCAAAAATTCTAGTACACTTATCTTTCGAAGAAATGAGCGTACAGTTTCTCTAGGATGATTCTGAACTattcgttgtttttttttttaggataatTCAACTCGGAGAGAATGGTGTCGAGCTGATATAAGTTTCATACCTAGAACTGAATTACACAAGAATCTAAATGTTGAAATCGAGGATGAATATAACAAATGCTTATTTGTACTTAAAAGAGAATGTTAATCAGAAAACAGGTACTGCACACATCTTTCCTGAATTGGTAGCATAGCTGTCTGAGCTGATATAAGTTTCATAACTAGATCTTTCCTGAAGCCTTAGTTACTGTTGTTCCAGAACTAGCAACTAAACGGAATGAAATTGGTAATATTAGCTCATTCAACAAACCAAGGCTTACTGAACTAGTGTTCTCAGGTCTAAACTCAAGTGCATAATTGAAGACGCCATAGCACCCATAACCGATGAATCAAGACTAAATAAACATTATTACACACGTTTTAATTTAGCAGACACCCAACTATATTTCTTTATGTACGATAAATGCTAATCGCCTAATCAAAAACTAGCAAATCCATCAAAGAATACATTTCCCTATGGAAAAGTTTGTTCGAATTATTTTCTCATTCAACATCCAAAAAAGTGTAAAGACATTGCAAAGTAATTAGAAATACCTCTGATTCCCATTGAGTGACATCGCTACGGCAAAGGGATGTACAAACAACTTTAATACGAATTTCCATGGGTTGAGGTGGATCAACCTCAACTTCCTCTATTACCATTGCTTCTCCTCTTCCCCATGCAACAGCAGCTGTAAAATTCAGAGCCCAAATACACAAACAACAAATAAATTCAGACCCAAGAGACACAAATTAGAAGTGGAGAATATGaacaaattttaaaattttaagcaGAAGTTATAAATAACGATGAAGAAATTCAAAGTAGTAATATGAAATGAGATTCCGTTACCTTTGCAGGTAATGGTGGACATTTCTAATAGCAAATGAATGAAACTGGAAAatgaggagagagagagagagctttcATAGAGGAGCTGGTGGTAGGTAAGGGAATAAGGACTACCAACCTCCACTCTCTATTGAGGTCTGCTACTATTACATTACAAGGGTGAATTCCAGAAAATTAGTTGACCTcagttaaataaaataaataaatgctGGTACTGTAAATGTGAATTAGCTCAAGACTGATAGAGCCGTAGAGGGCTCTGTAAatcttttttccttattttctttccattATTGGGCGAAGGTAAGAGAACCCTTCTGCTACAGCTCTTGGTTAAGCGCAGAAGAAGTTACCCATTAGGATTTTGAAAAGTGAGGTTTCTTCTTTTCCGGTAAGAAGAAATTCTGGAGAATCCTGCTGAGAGATACGGACCAGACTAGACAATGATCCACTTGAAATTTAGAGATGTTTCAGGCCTGAATAATAATTACATTCACAATCTTAAGACAAACAAACTGTGGTTCTTGTTTTCACCTTAGATGGTTAATAAGAGAATTCGAGTTTTTAGTTAACAATGCCATTGAAGTTCAGAGTAACATTTTGATACACTTCCTGAGACAAGACAAAAGTAGGATTGTAATTACTAAGTACTTCAATGTATGAACCCAAATGTTTAATATGTTTTTGGCTTCAAAACATGGGTCTGCAAGCTTGTTTCCGACCAAAAAAAGTGTCAATAGATGTTTGCCATCATCATTCATCATCGTCTGGATCAACGTCCTTAACCTTCACATCAGCGTCTTCTCCAAATTGAATGCAATTGTCAATTTGTGCTAGGACATGTCTAATACTGCAAATGACAGAAAAAATTCAAATCAATAACTGCACCACACATAGATTCCACACCCATGCCGTTCAACACAcacacagagagagagagagattaccTGCTCTCCTTCCTCAAGTCGAGAGGCATAAAGCTCACCATGCTATACTCATCAACCTAGTTTTCCACCAAAAGGGTCAGTATTCCGTAAAAACGATGCCAAAATGATAAGACATTCAAGAGTAGAGAATGAAAATATAACACCAGTTCCGGGGTGGGCTACATACTAGTTCAATCAAAgctttattcaacttttgaaactgagGTGCCATACGTTGATTTAATTCTGCTAATAGAACAGTTGGTTCAGGATCTAGATAACTGCAAGCAGTAAAAAAAGATTAATATGACATCAAGACACGACATATGATAGGAAGAtaataaaaaaagaaaggaaatccATAGTATAGAGGGCACCCACTCGTTAATTCCCCTTTTATCTCTCACAAGATCCATTTTGGAAAGAATGTTGATATGGGGTAGCTCAAGCTGAACCATTGCGGAAAGTGAAGCCATACAACCACTTATAAATTTGGTCACATCTGTCATGAACTGTTACAGGCACCATTTTAAAATGTTTAGGCTAACAGAAGTCTGATGTTATACTTTCGTAGAAAACAGAATTTAACTGAAGTCTGATGTTATACTTTCGTATAAAATAGAATTTAACTAAGAGTCTAAGACAAACCTGTGAGTCAAGCAAGTAGACAACACAAACGTTGTAATTCTTGCGCTTCAAATGTTCCACAAAGTTACGAAGAACAGGAACATGAGAAAAGAGTTCTATCTGACCTGTACATAGTTAAACCAACACAAAAGATTAAGAAGTTCTTATGATCCAGAAAATGCAAAACATGAGAAGAAAACTCCTTGCACATCTGAGGTTCACTTAGACACTGGTGATAGTATATCAGGAATCATACATGAAAGAATCAACATAGACAGGCTTATTAAAACTAATATCACATAAACTGACATATGAATTTCTCAAATAGAGAAGAAACAATAGATATTGTGGTCCAACCACATGCCAAAATGAATAATCATccttagagcaagggctatggggtTGATCCCCTCAATCAAAATGATAGAGCTTATCAAATTTGACTCTACTATGGGTAGACAGAAACCCTCTTTCACCCCAT
The nucleotide sequence above comes from Papaver somniferum cultivar HN1 chromosome 8, ASM357369v1, whole genome shotgun sequence. Encoded proteins:
- the LOC113303476 gene encoding alcohol dehydrogenase-like 6 codes for the protein MSTITCKAAVAWGRGEAMVIEEVEVDPPQPMEIRIKVVCTSLCRSDVTQWESEAFAPLFPRIFGHEASGIVESIGEGVTEFNEGDHVITVFTGECMTCKHCTSGKSNMCQVLGMERRGLMHSDQKTRFSIKGKPIYHYCAVSSFSEYTVVHSGCAVKISSTVPLEKICLLSCGVAAGLGAAWKVADISKGSNVAIFGLGTVGLSVAQGARLRGASRIIGIDTNPDKYEKGKAFGVTDFINPADCGEPIQQVIKRITDGGADYSFECIGDTGMITTALQSCCDGWGVTITLGVPKVNPETKTHYGLLLSGKTLKGTLFGGWKPKSDLPSLVDMYMKKEIQVDEFITHDLAFEDINNAFELMREGKCLRCVIHMPKK
- the LOC113303478 gene encoding GPN-loop GTPase 3-like; amino-acid sequence: MGYAQLVIGPAGSGKSTYCSGLYQHCETVGRRINIVNLDPAAENFDYPVAMDIRELISLEDVMEELGLGPNGGLIYCMEHLEDNLHDWLDEELENYLDDDYLVFDCPGQIELFSHVPVLRNFVEHLKRKNYNVCVVYLLDSQFMTDVTKFISGCMASLSAMVQLELPHINILSKMDLVRDKRGINDYLDPEPTVLLAELNQRMAPQFQKLNKALIELVDEYSMVSFMPLDLRKESSIRHVLAQIDNCIQFGEDADVKVKDVDPDDDE